Sequence from the Cryptococcus neoformans var. grubii H99 chromosome 3, complete sequence genome:
ACTTGCCCTCGCTGCTCTGCTCGCTCATGCTCTCTCAACTGCTCTCAAACTCATAAGAGCCGTGATTCATGCTCAGGCATCCGGGATCCCGCAAAATTCGTGCCTCTGAACCAGTATAGCCAGGGAGTATGGTCCAGTGACTACACTTTGCtagaagaagggaggcgTCAAGTCGCAGGATGGGGCAAGGGTATCAAAATTGAAGAGGTCAACGGCGGAGTTGTCAGCTCTCGAGGACGAGGCAGAGGGTCAAGAGCCCCCAAGGGCCAACGGCGAAGTAAGACTGATGGATTAAGAAGGGAGCTTGAGAAGCATGGCTGCAGAGCAGAATTTATGCCAGAAGGTATgggcagaaagaaaacGAATCAGTCGAGTTGGAACCCCAAGTCTGTCCTTTCGATGATTATACGCTGTATCTTGACTGACGAACTACCATATTGTAGAACGGAACAGCTACACATCACAGTTCATCTGATTATACCAAGCAATCTCATCCTGCCTTCTCCCGATTCTACAATGGTCACCTCCTCGACATCTTTCAAGACTATCACCCATCCCCGTGttcttttccattctcgTGAAGCCGAATCTCTgcccaccatctcctccttgttACCACCTTTAACAATCCCCTTGTCTCAGATTCGCCTTTTCCAACCTTTCCATTCAACGCCTTTGAGACCAGCACCCTTCCATCAACTTAACCAAAAGATCTTTTACCCTCCACTCGATGCCAATAAACCGCTCAAAGATGTGCTCAAAGGCTCAGCATGGGTAGAGTTCCCTGAAATACAGTTGATGACAAGAGAGACttgggaagagatggtgaATAATGGGGAAGCTGTCGTTACTGAGATGGAAGCGATACCTCAAGTCTCCGGCAGAGAGCGAGATTCCGGTTGGggaacaaaaagaagatcGAACGAAGTCgtagaagagaagggtcAACATGATGGCACCAAGAGGTTAAAATCTGAAAGTAATCAAGGGCTTCTTGCATTGGGAGAGTATGATTCGGAGGATGGCAGCGATGCAGAAAATGGATCAGAGGAAGCAGATACTGTGATTGCTGAGGAGACCCATGATGAGGATCCCTCGCCTGAGATCCTCGCCGCTGTAGGTCGGGCCCTTATGGCCGATCTTGAAGAGGCATAGTCAGATCTTTGTACGAAATCAAACTCTGTATACGTACTGGATGTCAAGTTGCATTGTTCCATGCCTTTGTCGCGCTTCGCCGATTTtgcctcctctttctttcctttccaccaCACCAATTTTCTGGTCTTTGCTCTCTCTACTCTTCTCATCATATTGCTGTCATAAATCATGTCTGACCTCATGTTCTCCTTTATGAATCGTTTATCCATCAAACCTATTTCTTCCCGTAAGAGCTTATCCCACCCAAAATGTGACCTCTCGTCTTTCCGCCTTGACCAATCCGTGTCGTCGCCCTCGGTTGCCCTCCAGAAGGCGACTTCAAGCTTGAGATCAGCTCTTAAGGACGCATATACTCGGCGCTTCTCCATCCTACGTTCTCTCTTTCGTAATCTATTGTGAATCATCATTGAAAGTCCAATGGGTTGAGGTTTGAGGCGAGGCAGAGGGGGATTGAACAACGTAGGACGCAGATATCCTCCCGTCAAACGAGGAGGTTTGCTGTCGGGTTGAGAAGCTTGAGCTGCAGTGTCTCGGGATTTGCAAAGATCCCGTAGGACACGCTTGTTTTTCAAGCGAGACTCCAATTCATTCAGTTTGGTACTTTCGTCTGATTGAAACGCGGACAGGATATCGTACTGCCCATTGAGGAACTGCTGCACTCTGGGGATAGATGTCAAGCTCTTGTGCTTCCTCCAAAGTCTTTTGATTTCATTTCTAATCTCTGGGTATTCGGCTGGATACCCTGGTTCGGAGGACTTGGAAAACTGGAGAAGTGACCTATAGAGACTCCATTTGGTGGGCACAATGTGCTTGGGATCGCGATAAAAAGGGACAGAAGGAGTTCGAGGAATGCGCAAATGGgttggaaaagagagaTAAGGCGGAAGGATTGGGCGAAGAGGGATTGGGCGATAGCGAAGAGTCATGTTGTTTGCTTTAACGGACGCAGTGATATACTGTCCATACTTCTCCTCGAGTTCGTTTCGAGTTGAGGTCCAAAACGTCGAATTTAAGTTTTATCTGTAATTGATGTCGTTGCTAAGGGATGAGGAGCTGCACTTCGGTAAAATAATATCTAGATTCAACCACACCGGCGGCGGTGACTGCGACAAAGTTCAAGAAATCGTTTGTTGTTGCCTGACCCCGACTACAAGCCACTTTTGAAAACCTATGTGCACAAATTCTAGAACGCTTGATATACAAAGCACACGATTGCATGATGATACATAGCAGAAGAACTGAACTCGAAACGAACTTGTTTGGCCATGAAAGTGATTGTTCATAAGTAGTAACTACAATGGAAATGTATGTCAATCCGTTGGTTTCTCCCAACTCCTAATGGGCGAATCGCCTAGGCAAGGATATGAAATAACGGTTGCCACTATCACTGTCCTATACTGCCGACTCAACCCAACCGCCCGCCTGAAGGCCAGCAGTTAGGGATTCAGCAAGGTCAATGATAGCAGTCTATCTCGGGGAAGCCGTGTCCCGTCGACCGGAAATATACGTCAACCGAGTTCGATCCAAGACCGAAGGACGCTTCCAATCAGTCGAAAATGCTGAGAGCTTCCTAAAAGGAAGATCGAGCCGGGCCCTagtagagaaagagaaagaaaggatggCCGTTTGAGAAATTTATGTGGACGCGCGGAGGACGGGGGTGGAGGTCGGAATTTCGGGTTTTGATGACAGTGGCGGCGTTTACTACTGATGAAGTTTCGACGCGTACGGAGCGAAACAAAAGTCGGAACCAAACACTATGCTCGAATCTACTAACTATAATACCGTACCGACAGCCGCCTATACTGAAGATGTAAGTATGCAAATGGCTAAAACACTATAAGTATACAGTATTTACTTCAGGAACGATCGGGATGGAAGACGCGACTGATCTAACTATTGTTGTCTATCTCAGTTAAACACTTGATGACTGTCTCTTAGTAGATAAATAAACACCTGAGACGACAGCTCCTCCGACTCTTCCAGCACGTAAGTGGCAAAGTCTGATCTTTCTCAAGTACCACCACTTATAACAGAGTCGGCAATAGATCCTCTCCTTGCGTAGCATACTGTGCCATTGGGATAACGGCGACTGTCATCATTGGTCCTATCCTTCATCAATCAAAGGCTCCGTCGCTGCGCCTGGAACCGTCGAAGCGGATCGACCATGACTACAACTCGCATAAGAAGGCTGCAAAGAGATTTGTTCACAAATCATTGCATCCTTTATCCAGAACCTGCCAGACTTTCGCCTTCGGGCCTATGAAAGGATCTACAGTGCATCCCGCTTTGGTTCCTTCCCTAGTACGGTAATAACGACTCTACGATGTAGcagctttttttttttgatgCCGAACCATTCGTTCATCATCTCAAACTATCCTTGATATGGACAGTAATCAAAGCGCAAGTCAAGCGTCCGGCTCCCAGCAATTCCCACCGGATGCGCGAAGTGCCGCCCGTTTCCATTTACAAGCCGCAGGTCATGATGGGGCAATTGACACGTCTTTGGATCACAGAAATGTGTACAAAGTTTGTTAAATTCATTAAATCGATCCCACCTGAACCTAATGCTCATCGGATGTAGCCCACGACCCAAGAAGAAATCCAGTTCTATGAGAATATTAACGATTCCGACTTCCTCATTGAACACCCCGGATTAGTCAAGATAAAGCCTTTCATTCCTGCATACAAAGGATGTGTTGATCGCTCTTCATATACCAGGTCCGATGATTCCATGCAAACcgaagttgaagaagaggttcCTGTATAcggagaaggtggagaagtGGTCGGATACAAGGAAAACACTGCAAAGAAGCACACCCACGTGCGTCGTCCATGGTGTTATTTCAAAATTTGTGGCTCGAAGCTCATTGCCATACGTAGTCAATTGTACTTTCAAACTTATTATACGAGCTGCAGAACCCTACTGTAGCCGATTTTAAACTAGGGAAACgatggtggggaagtgGATCGGGGCAGGCCAAACGCTTTAGACATGATAAGTCATGCGCGGCCACGACTAGCAGTGCAACAGGTATTCTATTTGCAGGGGAACATGTGAGTTACATTAGATCAGATTTGGTCAGGGTTACCAATTGTTGGATCTCACCCCCATCTGCAGACATGGGTCCCTGGCCAAGAAACCTGCGTTCCGACTACCAAAAGCTACGGGTACAGCCTTCGAGAAGACACTTTGAGCGACTCTATGGCATGTGTCTTTCCAAGCGTTACAGATCtgcatcttccttctgaaAAGCCATATCTGGCTTCAGAGACTGACCCGAGCAGTTGGCtacaaagaaaaaagtcGTCGGATTACATGGTAGATATGTCAAATAGGGCCCTAAAGTCACTTGAAAGCGTTACCGATATAAGAACAGCTACGAAAGAATCAGGATGGAGCTATCCAGGAAGTTCGCTACTCATTGCGCATGGTGTGTCCAAGTTTACGGGGAAGACAGAAGTCAAATGCGCTTTAATTGACTTTGCGCATGCGCATAAGCACAACGATGAGTTGCCCCCGGATGGTGTTGACGATGGATTGGAGACGTTGTCCAAGCTGTTAGAAGACAGAGCCAATTATTTGGAGTCCTATCGCCGCACGACCGCTCGGCGCCATGATACAGCAGAGCTCTGAAGCGCGCGACTTTGGAACTCCATTTTATTATGTGCACCAGGTGATTCCAAAAACCATGGGCTTCTTAGATACATGGAGAGAACTGATCATTTTATACATTCAACTTCTGACATGCACGATCAATCTATGAAATTAAGCAGCAACCTTGTCGAGCAAAGCCTAAACGAAATAGTCAGCCAAACGTACGATGTCGCAAAAACAAGTATAGACCCACATTGATCTTTGCGGGGACAGCGCCGGTAACAGTCTCGATCACCTTGCCGTCTTTGTAGGCGACAAAAGTAGGCATGGCCTTGATTTGAGCCTCCTTGGCAATGTCCTGCAGAAAGGCAACGGCTGAGTATTCCATCCAACTGCACAACGGGAAGTAACGAACCTCTTGCTCCTCAACATCGACCTTAGCAAACTTGACATTGGGGAACTTGCCCTCAAGCTTGGCAAAATGGGGAGAGATCATCTTGCAGGGACCGCACCAAGTCGCCCAGTAGTCGACGACGACAACATCGGAGCCAGAAGTCTGTGTGAGCAGGGTCAGCAGATAGCGACCACAATCTACGGGGTGAGGCTTACGAGAGTCTTCCACTCGTCGTAAGATTCAATAGCCTTGACCATTTTGATGTCTTGTGTGATGTGGGTTGGTGACACTATTAAATAACTGTTTAGTTGGTTATCCAAGATTAACTACTGTTAAAGCATAAGATCTTTGACCAAAATGGGTTTTTGACTCGTTGAGTCCTCGTTTTTATACAACAGAGCTCCCCATTGTCATCGCTGACTCATGACGATTTCCAGCAAATAATTGATGATAAATAATTCTGAAAGAACTCACGAGAATGCTATGTCTTTTAGTCAGAAACAATGTTGGAAGTTGATAGACTAAGTTGATGATTAAGCTGTTTCTTTGGCCTGCGGCTTGCAGTCTTCGAAGTTGCTGGCAGCGGACTTGTTGCGATGTGGCGTGAAGGGTGTGGTCCGGATCTCTTCGGGTGAGTGGCGTCATCTCCGGTGGGCTACCATTGACATGACTTGGCGGGCGGAATCTGCGGAAATCACGTCACTCGGCATTTCTAAGCGGGTGATATGTGGCACAATCCACAAGCGGCCGTTTCCGCTTCTGAACAAAAACGACGACATGGacatgaatgaatgaagcAGCAGGCAACAGACACATTTGTCTGTGCAGCAGCAGTGAGGCAGCAGATAGCGACCTTGTATTCATATTTCCGTAACTGTAACTAATCAATAATTAGCGGTCCAGCCATTACGTAGCCATACGTAATAAAGCTAGCTGTTAGACTCGTCGAGAGCTGAGAGAGCTCGAGACTTTAGCCGGTGTAAATAATAACAAggaatgaaaaaaaaaaaaagttcAGAACATGGCTATGTGCAGCGTCCAACGAACCTGCAGCTTGCTTGCACCACTGTATAATAATACCGCTGTACGCAATGACCGACGATCGACGAAagcgagaggagaagaattCTAAATAAGAAGGCTTTTCAAAGCTCAATGCTCAAAGGATCTATGAGCGTGCCTGGCCGATTTGGTTTGCGAATGCCATACTGTTTTCAAgaatgatggaagatgggagaaCGGCCGaatgtggaggaggatgggggaTGAACAGTTGCTGGTGGTCGGGGTGCCTTGGCGCCGTGGCGCCTTTATACCTAAACGCCTATTAATACATACTCAGTACTTAACGTCCTAATATTGACTACATATCGCCTGCTATTAACTGCCGTTTACTGACTACTGAAATGACTATTGACTTGGTATTGATCCCCGCGCATTACACGTTATACGCTTCCACGGCTTTGAAAAATGTTTGCAACCTTCGTTGATGGCTGGCTaatggatgatgatcttTTTGATCAATTAATTTTGAACTTTGACGTTTGGTTCCTGATCGCATGGGTCCTTGATGCTTGTGGATGTTATTTCAGTCATTTCTCGATCGGGTAATGAAACCGGGTGACGGGTGCCGCCAGGCCCGAAGTGTGTTAGCAGTAGTGTGCCCGACATGGTCTAGTTGGCGGCTCTGTTTTGCCTAGCGGCATTCTTAGTGCAAATCCGCGTGAGACACGAAAATGAAACTCGCATTGCTAGCTCCAGTCCTATTGTAACTATGGACGTAGCCTAGCGATCCGCTAACAAATATTTATATTCCCATCATCCCACTTTCTCTTTGACATGTTCATATCCACTCCTTATTCTGTCCATTCCTAGTTCGATTCCGCCCGCCCGCCAGCCCAcacctccactttcaaTCCGCCCCCCACTTACGCCCTGACATGCCTCAGCAACTGGCGGCATGCTCGACCTCTCCGTTACCCCCAAGCACGGAAATGCAGGCGGTCGTTACTTTCCCCACACAGGCAAGTCCATCTGTGCTCGAGTGCTCAACTGTACGAGAAGCGAATCCAATGCTGACGCGATACAGGCCATCTTGGCGTAAGTCCGGTAGTAGTCCAAGGCAAGGTTGCAACCAAGCTTCCGCCTGTCTGCgatcctcttctcgtcaAGAATATTTCCCTGCGCATCAAATGCACCGAGTACCGCACTGGTGGCGCATTCGAAGGCGACCTACAAAATACATTATGGGAACAGTCGCAATTACTCCTTGCCCCGCCAGACGGCGAAAAGTATCTTAACG
This genomic interval carries:
- a CDS encoding thioredoxin, yielding MVKAIESYDEWKTLTSGSDVVVVDYWATWCGPCKMISPHFAKLEGKFPNVKFAKVDVEEQEDIAKEAQIKAMPTFVAYKDGKVIETVTGAVPAKINALLDKVAA
- a CDS encoding inositol/phosphatidylinositol kinase, coding for MDSNQSASQASGSQQFPPDARSAARFHLQAAGHDGAIDTSLDHRNVYKPTTQEEIQFYENINDSDFLIEHPGLVKIKPFIPAYKGCVDRSSYTRSDDSMQTEVEEEVPVYGEGGEVVGYKENTAKKHTHSIVLSNLLYELQNPTVADFKLGKRWWGSGSGQAKRFRHDKSCAATTSSATGILFAGEHTWVPGQETCVPTTKSYGYSLREDTLSDSMACVFPSVTDLHLPSEKPYLASETDPSSWLQRKKSSDYMVDMSNRALKSLESVTDIRTATKESGWSYPGSSLLIAHGVSKFTGKTEVKCALIDFAHAHKHNDELPPDGVDDGLETLSKLLEDRANYLESYRRTTARRHDTAEL